Genomic segment of Eleutherodactylus coqui strain aEleCoq1 chromosome 1, aEleCoq1.hap1, whole genome shotgun sequence:
AATCGTCCTTATCGGGATGAGTgttctgcttataggcaggggtttccctctcctggcTATTAGATCAAGGGCTTGAGGGCtcatagatctcaagcatccaataatGACAGCTGGCTTTGCCCCTTGAACACATGCATTTCTCCAGATTCTTTGGATTATATGTATTATTCATTGTGGGATATTTAAAGTCCTCACAAATTTACATTGTGGAATAATTTTATTGTACAGATTGCGATTGTTCTCagttgtagatgtgataccttgtaaaggctaacaaaaagatgatgttacagcaagctttctacCGACTCttattgttagccattgaaagccttaaggccgttcacacccaggaaattgctgagtccctacagtcctctttgTCCCCTATCTCCCTCCTCTTCTGCCCCGGCCTGGCTGCCGCTCAcaacaacaccgctctcaaatatgccctggatgaagcggcacccccccatgacccaagctATCCGATGTAGAATGTGGCAGCCCTGGCTCACACCTTAAACATGTTTCATCCGACTTTGctttagaagtgctgaacggctgtggaggaagtcacaaatgtctgcagactttctccactacaaattcatactCAGAACCTACAaactcgccctccaccatgccaaacaagtctacttcacctccctagtctcctcactatcgcataaccctaaacggctctttgatacttttcactcccttctcagcccaaaaccgcagcccccagtgatggatctcagtgctgaagagctggctgcctacttaaaaaaaaaaaattgatgatatccgtcaggaaataacttccaaatcccagactagccctgaccctagtcttgtcagcatggCAGCTGACTCctactcactgtctgtactcagaccaacgacagaggaagaagtctccaaattgctttcctctgctcgccccaccacctgagcTAGCGACCCTCTgctctcacacctcctccgatccctctccccagtggtcatctcccatctcaccactatattcaacctctctctgacctctgacatctttccctcttctttcaaacacgccatcatatccccactgcttaagaagccgactcttgacgcgactgatgctgccaactaacaacccatctctaatcttcccttcatctccaaactactagagtgcctagtttactcccgccttgtaagctatctatcagagaactctctcctagaccccctacagtctggcttccgaccccaacactcatcAGAAACTGTCCTTACAAGGGTATTAAaggacctcctgacagccaaatcgaggggcgattactccctactgatcctcctcgacctctccgcagcattcaacactgttgaccacaaactcctcctcaatatgcttcactcgatcggcctaaaggacactgctctctcctggttttcctcctacctatctgaccgctcattcagcctctcctttgctggctcaaccccccctcctcttctccttgctgttggggtcccccagggctcggtcctcactcccctccttttctccatctacacagcccctattgacaaacaatcaggagttttggcatccaataccacctctacgctgatgacacccagttatatacctcttgccgtgacatctctgcaccttttcaaaacatcaccgactgcctgtccgctgtctctaacactatgtcctctctctacctaaaactaaacctttctaaaactgacctactggtatttccaccttccactaaccgacctcatccagacatctccatctcagtgtgtgccgccaccataactcccagacagaacgcccgctgccttggggtcatatttgaagACTGAGgggtacagcagcactcaccaaccaTATAGGGGGACCCTTCCAAAGGAAATAGCTGCTCGCCTGAAAAAGGGATTGAATCCACAAAAATCCCAATGTGTCAAGTCCAAAAagaagcagggtcaggcagcaggttaggtgcttaaagattttaatgcataagcatcagttataaacacctcatagccataaaaatagcgacgtttcgaccctatacaaaacgagtctttgtcaagcctacCTCGTTACTGATAGGCCtcccttgcaccagactctaccttctccaatccattctgaatgcagcagccaggttcatcttcctgtccagccgctactcggacgcctctgccctgtgccagtcactgcactggctgcccgttaaatacagaattcaatttaaactcgctacctttatccataaagccctccacagagcAGCAccgccctatattgcctccctcatctaaaTCCATCACCTAGCCCGGGCTCTCCATTCTGCTAATGAAACTAGACCGCACCCccttttaattcgaacttctcattcccgcctccaagacttctccagagcagcaccagaccGCTGGTACACACTACCAAAGGATAATGGGGCAATCCAGgagtcaggcgtgctctaaaaacgcacctcttcagggaggcataccgcattccctaaacaaactcctctgtacgccgcccgataacatgctccctgacctactgactgcaatccttgccagccaccatcaactgcccttgcAGTTATACcgatgtctgaccattgtctatgtgtacagttagggccagaaatatttggacagtgacacaagttttgttattttagctgtttacaaaaacatgttcagaaatacaattatatatataatatgggctgaaagtgcacactcccagctgcaatatgagagtttccacatccaaatcggagaaagggtttaggaatcatagctctgtaatgcatagcctcctctttttcaagggaccaaaagtaattggacaatggactctaagggctgcaattaactcagaaggcgtctccctcgttaacctgtaatcaattaagtagttaaaaggtctggggttgattccaggtgtgtggttttggatttggaagctgttgctgtgaccagacaacatgcggtcaaaggaactctcaattgaggtgaagcagaacatcctgaggctgaaaaaaaagaaaaaatccatcagagagatagcagacatgcttggagtagcaaaatcaacagtcgggtacattctgagaaaaaacgaattcactggtgagcttgggaactcaaaaaggcctgggcgtccacggaagacaacagtggtggatgatcgccgcatactttctttggtgaagaagaacctgttcacaacatcaactgaagtccagaacactctcagggaagtaggtgtatctgtctctaagtcaacagtaaagagaagactccatgaaagtaaatacaaagggttcacatctagatgcaaaccattaatcaattccaaaaatagacaggccagagttaaatttgccgaaaaacacctcaagaagccagcccagttctggaaaagtattctatggacagatgagacaaagatcaacctgtaccagaatgatgggaagaaaatagtttggagaagaaagggaacggcacatgatccaaggcacaccacatcctctgtaaaacatggtggaggcaacgtgatggcatgggcatgcatggctttcaatggcactgggtcacttgtgtttattgatgacataacagcagacaagagtagccggatgaattctgaagtgtaccaggatatactttcagcccagattcagccaaatgctgcaaagttgatcggacggcgcttcacagtacagatggacaatgaccccaagcatacagccaaagctacccaggagttcatgagtgcaaaaaagtggaacattctgcaatggccaagtcaatcaccagatcttaacccaattgagcatgcatttcacttgctcaaatccagacttcagacggaaagacccacaaacaagcaagacctgaaggctgcggctgtaaaggcctggcaaagcattaagaaggaggaaacccagtgtttggtgatgtccatggattccagacttaaggcagtgattgcctccaaaggactcgcaacaaaatattgaaaaaaaaaatattttgtttgggttatgtttatttgtccaattacttttgggctcctaaaatgtggagtgtttgtaaagaaatgtgtacaattcctacattttctatcagatatttttgttcaaccctttaaattaaacgttacaatctgcacttgaattctgttgtagaggcttcatttcaaatccaatgcggtggcatgcagagcccaactcgcgaaaattgtgttactgtccaaatatttctggccctaactgtatagcaGCCCTCACATTCCACCTCACCATatggtgcacatctccagcccctttaccttctgtatcactccattacttgtagtatgtaagcttattggagcaggaccctcaaccctattgtttccatcaactgattactatgtaaccgtagttctgtaatgtttgtagttttgtctttctgtattccccctgtctatgtaagcactgtggaatatgttggcgctatacaaataaagattattattaataaaatatattatctataagattacttggtttatttTGTTCTTCTTAGGGTCCTTTCAGATTTATAGATTACCATGTGAGTGAGTGAACAAAcgagtgatgtcatcgctagctCATTCGTGCAACCTGTTTAGACAGACAATTATACAAGAATCATTCAAAACCGTTCAGCCTCTCACATTCCTTGTTTATACGAATAGAAAAAAAGGGAATCAAGGAGAGCGCCATACACATACAAAACAATTAAAAGTCATGGTGGAGTCAAAACAAACgaaacagcagcaaaaaaggaCTCACCCGGTGCTTGACGAGTCACCACTCAGGTGACAACGTCAGCACCAAAGATCCAGGAAAGCACGCAACAATACAATGATTTTTATCCAGGGATTATCGAGATCCAGCAAGAAGGAAAGCTGCAGGGCAAACTGAAAACCCGTTCTTCGTAAAAAGGTTGGGTATACAGAAATACttgtaaaaacagaaaaaagttgtCACTGCCCTTCTTAGATAAATACCCCTAGTAGTAGACACAAAAAACCTCGATCATGGATAAAGAGGTTTTTATTTCATAAAAAGAGAGGAATAACACACctcttaataaacaaaaaaacagacaatAACACTAATAGCAGTAAtcatgcaatgcgtttcggcgCAGTGCagcgcctttgtcaagcataaaacaTAACCAACTAACACCACCATATATAGCAAATAAATGATGAATAAACAAGATCCATACTGTTTCAAAGGAGGAGGGGAGAAGGAGGGAATCATGTCCGTTCCGGTGTAAGGCGCCATCTTTGGTGCCTAATTATGACGTGCCCCTAATGAGCTCGTCATCATCATACTCCGGGATTTTTTCAGCGTCTTCCTGAACTCGTCACAGTGCTTACGATAAGCGTCGCTCCTGTGTGGAATGGAACGCAGCGGTGCGCTTCAAAAGAGCGTGACACATGATGGCAATCCATCATGTGATGtgtctattgaaggagaactcaccacctcccatggtaacctgttcaactcattgatcaccctcaatgtcagaaagttttttctaatatctaatttgtgtctcctccctttcagtttcatcccattgcttctagtctttccttctgcaaatgagaatagggctgatccctctgcactgtgtcagccctgcagatatttgtagatagctattaagtctcctctcagccttcttttttgcaagctaaacattcccaaatcctttaaccattcttcataggacatgatttgcagaccgttcaccatcttggtaactcttctctaaacttgctccagtttgtctatatcgtttttaaagtgaggtgcctaGAACTacacacagtattctagatgaggtctgactaaggaagagtagagggggataatgacctcatatgatctagactctatgcttctcttaatgcattctagaattgtgtttgcctttctggctgctgcatcacattgttgattcatgttcagtctatgatctattagtatacccaagtcttttttaacaCGTGCTGTTGCTTAGCTCAGTTCCttgcattctgtatgtgctttctgcatttttcttgcccaaatgtaggactttgcatttctccttgttacaaGAGAAGATGCTCCAGGATTTTTATTTTATGGGCATTGTAAATAGTTACTTAGACCTGTCTGGAGATGCAAATACACAATGCTAAATCCATGTGTGTGTgcaagaaattccgcagcagaattccAAAGCACAGCCTCAATATTCTAAGGAGGATTAGAATGTTAAATCTATGTGGATAAATCTATGTAGATCTAACAGTTTATGGAccttgtgaatgagaccttatacTGTATGTGGAGGACAAACCAGTACAATGGCTGGATGCAGGTACTCACCGGGCCGAGACATTTCTGACCTTCCAGCTTTGGTACACATGTGGCCAATTCCGTAGGTTTGGAAATCTTGCAACACCCGCTGTTACATTCATCACTGGAATAACATTTATTTCCATTGTTCTTAACGTGAAACAGGAAATAAAAGTTTAGTAAATTTGTttataaggcctgtttcacataggcgacaaaattgcacgattttctcgctatgcgccagtgctacaaattgcatgtatgtgaagcccatgctttcttatgggttccttcacattaataATGTTTTTTAGCAAGCAACAttgcaaaacaaaacaaacaaaaaacaaacaaacaaacaaacaaaaaaatcgcagtttGCAAGAAATACTGTTcaacttgtgatgttttgtagtccatgtttccctatggagccttcctctctgttgcatcgcacaaaaatgcagttttcaggccatgcgatgcaacttttacagtagaaaatcctactgttaaagtcctaaaataagccctagttgcattaaaaaaatcagccaatcagtgatagcgcttcctggaggcagggttttttgaGATCCCTATCCAGGAAGAAGTACCCGAAGATAAGTACGAGGGTCTGGGAAGAATATCCGTTGGAGCTGACAGCacttgttaggtgatgtatttgggtttttttatgcagctagggctcattttcagggaagagcttatatttcaagcccctttcCTCCCCTCAAAAATCCTTGAACTTGGTACTACAAAGTTGCACAATTTTGCAGCACCACGTGCGACtctgtagcgacacaaaatcacaaaaaaatacaGTGATATTGCACGGACCACCAATGCGATTTGCTTGTAGCAATATCACgacgcccatgtgaaacaggcctaaactTGTCAGCAATCCTGTAACatccaagatatatatatataaaaatttaaaaaatccctgCGCTCTTCTGGACTAAGGTACTCTCCTCCGAGCAGGAAGTGAAATACATATCACacaagtatatatacatatgtaataaCTTACAATAAGGCATCTGTCATGAGTACCTCGTAATGCACTCTGACATCATCATCAGGGAGGGACTTTCCCTCTGAAGCGTAGGTGAGCCTGATTTTGGAACGCCACGTGCGTTTCAATGTTTAAGAAAACTTTATTAATTGTGTTTCTTGTGGACAGAAACACCTACCACTACCCGCATAGCTTTGAATAAATCCGTCTATTCTGATTTATGACCATTATCAGTGCTACCAGTAGCATACAGAAAGGCTGAAAAAGGCACTTCTTGTTTTGCCAAAATGCGTGGCTAATGGCTATGTATTAGTAAATGGATGAAAACCTATATGTGGGTATCCATGATTTCATTGTTTGCCAAAAGAGTGCACCTCAGACCGGGGCTATTTTTCTATATGTCCTGCTTATATGCAATTCAAGAGAGCTTTATCTGCTCCAGATGTCTCTTCGGGTATACTGGATTGTGGACAAAATATTTTGTTTATATGCCAACTTAGACCCAGGGTGCCGGTGGGATTTCCCCAACCAAGGTTAACCCACCATGCACCAGATGATTTAATTTGCACCTTCTATATTTATTGGTACAATAGTATTTAAACACGAGGCGCAATTCTTATACTTTTCTATATATCTCCTGTAACATCCGGGAGACTCCCAGGCAAAAGGGAGACCTGATTGCCGGAATAGTTGTCAAATCTGCCGTATATCACTGACATCTCTTGGAAGGGAACCCTATACAAAAAATTCCTCTACCCCGGCCACTGGATGTATGGCAGGCCCTGACCTTGTCTGGACCCAAGGATATTTGCATGGATTTCATTCCTTTTCAATTAATTATTTGTAAAATTCGCGGTGGGAGATGCAGCGTGAGGCTGGAGGGTCATTGTTCGAGAATGTCCTGTCTGACGCAATACCTCCTACCGCACGCGGTTTTACCTCAAATTGTATCAGTTGTTTAATGCAGTTTTTCACGGTAAGGCTCCTACAGATAAAACACAAGGTGGTAAAGTTTATCTGCAAAGCCTATGCATCCCAAAACTGCATTGAAAACATGGTTTACGCACTGCTGCTATGTGTACAAGCACACCGAGGGTGTATTTATCATACAGTTCCAGAAGGAGTAAAGGAGGAACAGCTCCATGTAGGGTTATAAGATCAGATGTTTCTGGATTTACATTTTATGGACATTTTAAATAGTTCTtaaacagacagacatgagacgaACAGAGGACCtccaggcttcattcacatggtgAGATCTCTCCACAAAATTGGGGgcagaatctgcatcaaaatctgctccTTTTCAGGATTCTATTGGATGCTCTGTGTATCTAGTCTGCAGGGCACATCATTCAGATTTTCAAGTCCAAACTATGGAAAAAATAGTCAATTCTCAGTGATGAAACCACATCAGACATTTGCAGATGGATTTGCCCCAGGACAGAGGTTACATCCACGTGTGAATGTACACAAAAATCTGCCGCAGAATTCTAGTTCTGACGTGGATTAAATTGTCAGAGCCACATCAGGAAAATATGGCCGGATCTGATGGTTTaaggcccgtgtgaaggaggagtTATACTGTGGGCAGAGGAGAAAACAATACAACAGCGGGATATAGATACTCACCGGACCGAAACATGAGTTATAGGTGCTTAGGATACATCTACCAACAACACCCTTCCTGTCATATATGTAGCAACAGCTGCTCATACATTCAGCACTAGTCTTACAAGGACTGTTCATGCACTAAATGTAAAACAGAGGAAATATATATTAAGTGAATTTGTTCATGAGGTTTCACATTTATATCACATGAAGAAGAAAAGACGATTCCTACTTGTCAACCTGGAGTATTCTTAAAATTCCCAGAAAAAGGGGGAGATCCATTGGATTCCGGGTTATCAAATCTACTGCATGTTGTTGAAGTCTCTTGGAAGGAAGCTTTTATAGAGGATTTCAATGAAAATGGCAAGTCTACAGTTACTCACCTCTTCCGGCTCCCCCTTTCATCGCCCGCTGTGGCTCCAGTTTCTGCTgtctgtttacaggcagctgtGACATGCcttaaacctgctgtagcagccaatgacagccctCAGCCATGATCACTGAGCGCTGTCATTAGCTGCCAGAGCTTAATTGTTGACAGGGCTTAGCCTGCCAAGTGATGTCACTGGGAAACCGGAGCCAGTAGTGGAGCATGAACAAGCGAGCAGGGAGAAGTGAGTAACTGCTGATATGTTATTTTAATACATGAGACATACGTTGACAGGGGTTATTAACTCAGACTATCTCTTTAAGAATTGCAATATTTTAAAATGTTTGCCTCAATCTTGCTTCAGTAGCTGGGTGGTGTACAAAATGACTCCACACccagatgcaacaaatttatgaatattggaaaattttgtatagattttttgcactttaaactggagaagggtaaaaaaaaagctgACAGAAAAATAGCATGAAAAATAATCCTGATGATACATTCTTCCCATTTTCCTGAATTTAGACAgcataaaaatagagcagaaaTTGCATTAAACATGCTACAGTGGTGTATGCTGTATTTTAAATTTAGGGCATGTTGCTAGATATGTTAGACACACATCCTTTCTTATGGCCTATTTTTTTGGTTCACTTACTTAGCACAAATATTTTTCTAGACACTTCCAAACTGTACTGTGTGAACATATGTATAAttatttgtataatttttttcctaatCTCTCCATTGTCTCCAGTAGTTTCTGTCCCAGATCCATCCCTCACCTCTCTTCAGGACTGCTACTGAGTGTACTCTCTCCTCCATCTGCCATTGCCCTCTACAGTTAAAGTCTATTCTTCTATGAGAAACCTGGGATTACATCCTTTCAATGCCAGGGAAGCTCTCATTGGAACTCTTTACATCCAGCATTATCAGACACATGGACACAACGTCCAAGAGACTGTATAAAGAAATGTAAAGGCAATAAACTGAGCCCCCTATGAAGCTGTCATGCACCCCTGTGCTGCATCTTACCTCTGATCCAGACcccttctaccgtgtttccccgaaaataaggcaacccctgaaatttgcagaagtcccaaatataatgcaccccccgatagtaaggcatagtaaagtttGCAAGCAAGTCAGGAGGCCTGtgccctgctgccatccccgttgtcttctacctccagatgtataggtagatctgcagacagtctgctgttatactgtccctgctgtgctgtacgagtgtgctgttgtgagctccccttgctggctggaaaagtccatactgtatgttctgttcttgctgtacatgtctgctgtgatgagctccccctgcaataccatccctgcttacaagtcgTACagaaacttctgtctgcagacaggtacgttactttacatttttttatggctctgtgtgtgagtcaggcaacctgtgtgtgagtcttaaggctgggttctcacagagcgtatttccagcggaaatctcgcagtttggccacagcgataaacagcgagatttccgccgggaaagcgctgcttcaaaacccacggcactcagccgcttgttttgaagtgacctggctgcacacttttccgtttctgtggccggtgaatccgcaccacaacgccggcttctcccagctttgctgtgacagatttgctgtcccatgtggatgagatttctgagaaatttcgtccacaaagctggccaattgagggattagcggccacagacggatttgcagcggcgaaataagacaccccctgaaaataagacgtagcgcatatttgggagcaaaaattcatataagacacgtcttattttcggggaaacagggtatatacaaTTTCTACTATCAACATACATTTCCTAGGGCACCATATTAGCAAATGAAGTGTTACAGAGCTACACAAGTATAGGAATTTGGTTCATTTCAAAATTCTTCCCTATTGTTAATATATAAACCAAACGAAGCCTGAAATATCTACATAAATGCAAATAAAATACAATCTAAAATATTATTCATTTTACCTTTAATTCAGACTGTGCAACTGTGAAACAGAGCgataggcacacaaacagcaagaTGGTCATCATCCTGAATTGTGCCATTTCTAGTGATGAAGCCAATGGCCGACGACTTGAACACAGCAAGCCAGCGGGCAAAGAAAGAGAGACTGGAGGATGCAGTGTATATACGGCTTATATATAATTCCCTCAACCACATAAATGTCAGAATGATTTAGGATCACAAAAGAAAGTAAAACACCCAGAACTGAATGTTCCATCCTGGATCCGGGATCCTGTTCTATTTAATATTTGCTTTCTCTTACTGAATACATGCTAGGTAAACAGAACATATAAGTTGCCAGACCAGATGTCAATATATTAGGATGCCAAGTAatataaggcctaatgtccacggcatGCAGTgcacccgctgcggatctaaGCTTCAGATCTGCAGTTGGTGCACTGCGGATCGtgttaaaaatgatttttcaatAATTGCTGGTGGTCGCGAATTCTGTGTTTATTCGGCACTGGTGTACGCGGATACacgcagatttgaattgcagatcacGCATGGatattaaatggaaaaaaaaaaggaaaaagaatctAAACGCCTTCCAACTATGTCCAGCCATTAGCCAACCTCTAGAAGCCATTTTGCTTACCATTGCTGAGAGCAAGATGGCATCTGCTGGTGCAAATCTGAGTATTGTGCTGTGTTGGCTGATTTATGACCTATTTTTCGATGATGATGAGCTCACTGATGTGGAGGAGGAAGACAGAGAGCCCAAGTCATAGGAAATATGCTTTTGGGTGCACCGCATTGTGCAGGAGCAGCCTTGAAAGGGTCATTTTGCGCAGGCACAAAGTAAAATTTTCTTCCTTTTGTCGCATAAGTGCCTAGTCAGACATGTaatcctgcacacgcaatcagACTCCCTCAGACATGcaatcctgcacacgcaatcagACTCCCTCAGACATGcaatcctgcacacgcaatcagACTCCCTCAGACATGcaatcctgcacacgcaatcagGCACCCTCAGACATGCAATCCTGCAGATGCAATCAGACTCCCTCAGACATGCAATCCTGCAGATGCAATCATGCACCCTCAGACATGcaatcctgcacacgcaatcaggcaccctcagggtgcgttcacacgagcgcataaacggcgcgtttttgcgcccattcgtatatacgtgaccatctgaggcgtcggttcccaatgtatttgttcacatgagcgaatttacggcgcgtaaaaacgacaaaccgaaaaaaaacagaacatacgcGGCCGAAATACG
This window contains:
- the LOC136614669 gene encoding uncharacterized protein isoform X2; its protein translation is MAQFRMMTILLFVCLSLCFTVAQSELKCMNSPCKTSAECMSSCCYIYDRKGVVGRCILSTYNSCFGPNNGNKCYSSDECNSGCCKISKPTELATCVPKLEGQKCLGPEDGNLCFTSDECKSGCCYSIYISWIVPECVPKRNKNECFGSMNSHLSEHCPCEDGLKCAYSAPGTWKGFCKKPGSANK